The nucleotide sequence AAGTATCTTCCGTAATGGGAGAACAATTGGTCCGAAATCGGATCGTGAACAAAAAAGGCCAGGAAGTGAAGGAAAGATCGGAAGGTATCCAAACTGCGATACAGGAGCAAAAATTGGCGATCGAAGAAATATCAAAAACGATCTCTAGTATCAATGACCTGACCCAATCTAACGCATCTTCCACGGAAGAATTGAGTTCCGGTTCCGTGGGACTTGCCCATTTATCCGAGGATCTGAAAAACCAAGCAGAGTATTTTCATTTTTGAAAGTCACACCCCGGAATTTCGGGAGAAAAAGAAGATTTCGAAACTTAGTTGCATTTTAGAGAATTTATTCTAATTTGCGCTATATATGGAATGGGAAAAGATCTTAAGGGACTCTGTAAGGGACGGTTCAATCAAGGAATTGTATCTCCGGAGAGTGCCCACCCTGAAAACTTGTGATGATTGGAATAAGGTAAAAGAAATAGGTCTGATCGATCACAAAACCAAATACGCCCATTATAAGGGTGGATTGGTTAAATTCGGGGAAGGTCTTTTTTTCGTGAGTGAAGAAAGGCTACAAGCTTTAGCTCCCTTCCGCAAATGGGAATTCAAAACCAAGATCAAAGTCACCCCGGATTGAAAAACTTTCCGATTTCGGTGTTTCGCACGGAGAACACAGAGATCACGGAGACAAAAACAAAAGATCTCCAAACAACGAAACTCACCTCAGTGAACTCCGTGCCCTCTGTGTGAAATAAAAAACTATCTAGTTAAATTGATGATCAGATTCAGTTTTTCAGCGACTGTGATTACGTCTTGGACACGAGTTTTGTCCACAAGCACTGCGGTTGGTCCAATCTCGTCCAAAACGATTTTTTTGCCTTTGATCTGTCCAAGTAGAAGTTCCATTACATTCTGGTCTTTCGTGCGTACAAGGACACAATCTTCCGCGACTTCCACCACAGGCAGGTTCCCACCCCAGTCTTCCAATAAGAATAGAAGGTTTTGGGCAAGTTCCGCTTTGCTAGATGCTTTTAAGAAATCCACAAACTCGTTCGTTTTGTATCCCAAAAGAATTCCTAATTGATAGGCTTCTTTGGTCAGAACAAAAGTATACACCCTATCGTAGTCTTTGAGTTCTGTGAAAGCTTTTAAAAGATGAATTCCGTATATGGAAACTTTTTCCGGGAACGCGATCACGGAGAAGTCCGGGTTAATCGTAATTCCACCCTTCTCCGTAACTCCTGCCAACTCTCCCGTTTGGAAGAAATATTCTCCCAGCTTGGAAAGAGTCAGGAAACGGCTCGGATATTCTACTTCTAATAATCCGAATAAATGCAGATAGAAGATCGCACTCATGATCTCCTTACGAAGATCCGCTAGATCCGTCTGGAAATTTTTCGTGCGGAAGCCAGGGCTAAAGATCAGATGTTCCCTGATAATATTCGAGAAAATAACGGAAAGATGGATACGTTTGGACTTGATGATCAGATTTACACATTTGTCCAAGATCATTTTATCGTAAAAAGGCATTTCCGTCGGTTGGAAAACTTCCGGAGGATTCACCCGTTTCATTCTGGCCTCGTTCACCTCATGGATGACGAGTTTCATGATCTCGAAAATATCCTTGCTGAGGAAACCGTCCAGATCCCCTCTCAGAATGATATTCTCCCCTTTGATATCCGCCAGGTTCAAAAGTTTCAGGATCGGAAGGATCAGTTCCATCTGATAGATCTGGCTTTTTTCTGGGAAAATACTGATGTCCGGATTTAATAATTCCTGCTCTGTTCTTTTATGATCCGCCTGTTTAACCTTGCCGGATTTTGCAAGAACCAAGCCCTTTCTGCTGATATATGAAAGTAATTTTTTCGTATTTAAGAAGAAGTC is from Leptospira sp. WS58.C1 and encodes:
- a CDS encoding helicase, whose product is MSGESVLLQELEKLELNDLKKTASLWNIPKLPFKEKNKNVKFLFDSFLDEFYLKGVLEKLTVLQVNIYTSILKNKNVLTLGEISRKVNIPPINVEMELNLLRKYQLVYQRKNRERLTNNLDKYHAYDELAALVSLDQNLKGDKYKVSVEKLLDRKKLTDISNEWKKAVKAPAKIDSIRKFITHATSDEAYEAAIQSLSELERDTVVRIYLSGGAADADDIRSFIVMSRGKYETIIPSLVEKGMIADVCFVEEKFVRIFALPEELLKHIQNNPILPSVKKGTRQRQEKLATNELDFFLNTKKLLSYISRKGLVLAKSGKVKQADHKRTEQELLNPDISIFPEKSQIYQMELILPILKLLNLADIKGENIILRGDLDGFLSKDIFEIMKLVIHEVNEARMKRVNPPEVFQPTEMPFYDKMILDKCVNLIIKSKRIHLSVIFSNIIREHLIFSPGFRTKNFQTDLADLRKEIMSAIFYLHLFGLLEVEYPSRFLTLSKLGEYFFQTGELAGVTEKGGITINPDFSVIAFPEKVSIYGIHLLKAFTELKDYDRVYTFVLTKEAYQLGILLGYKTNEFVDFLKASSKAELAQNLLFLLEDWGGNLPVVEVAEDCVLVRTKDQNVMELLLGQIKGKKIVLDEIGPTAVLVDKTRVQDVITVAEKLNLIINLTR